The uncultured Cohaesibacter sp. region ATGCACCATTTCGATTATATCGACGGCGTCATGCATGCTGAAGGCGTTTCCATTCCGGACATCGCCGAGCAAGTCGGCACCCCTTTCTATGTCTATTCCACCGCGACGCTCGAACGCCATTACAAGGTATTTTCCGAGGCTTTTGGTGATGTGGACTCCATGCTCTGCTACGCCATGAAGGCCAACTCCAATCAGGCCGTGCTGAAGGTACTCGCACGCCTTGGTGCTGGCGCCGACGTTGTCTCTGAGGGGGAAATGCGGCGCGCTCTGGCAGCAGGCATTCCCGCTTCCAAAATCCTCTTCTCCGGCGTAGGTAAAACCCGCCGCGAGCTGACCTTTGCGCTGGAACAGGACATTCTCTGCTTCAATGTCGAATCCGAACCAGAGCTTGAGCATTTGAGCAAGATCGCAGCAGAGCTTGGCAAAGAGGCTCGCATTTCCTTGCGGATCAATCCAGATGTGGATGCAAAGACCCACGCCAAGATCGCGACCGGCAAATCGGAAAACAAATTCGGCATTCCCTGGAAGCGCGCCCGCGAGGTGTATCAACGCGCCAACTGCCTGCCCGGCATCAAGGTCACCGGCATCGACATGCATATCGGTAGCCAGATCACCCATCTGGAACCCTTTGATTCTGCATTCGAGCGCCTTGAGGAACTGGTCAAGCAGCTGCGCAGCGACGGCATCGAGATCGATCATGTGGATCTGGGTGGCGGTCTGGGCATACCCTACCAGAACACCCAGTCGCCACCGCCTCTGCCGCGCGACTATGCCGAAACGGTCAAGAAGCATGTCAAGGATCTCGACTGCAAGGTCTATTTCGAACCCGGTCGCCTCATCGCAGGCAACGCGGGCGTGTTGATCACCCAGGTCATTTATCGCAAGGAAGGGGAAGGCAAAACCTTCGTCATCGTAGATGGTGCCATGAATGATCTCATCCGGCCCACGCTCTATGAAGCATGGCACGAGGCCAAACCCGTAACCGAACCATCCTACGACACCCCAGTCTCGAATGTGGACATTGTAGGACCCGTTTGTGAAACAGGAGATTTCCTGGCGCAGGATCGCCCCCTGCCTCATATGGATTCAGGCGATCTGGTGGCTATCATGTCAGCGGGAGCTTATGGCGCGGTGCAGGCCT contains the following coding sequences:
- the lysA gene encoding diaminopimelate decarboxylase, which codes for MHHFDYIDGVMHAEGVSIPDIAEQVGTPFYVYSTATLERHYKVFSEAFGDVDSMLCYAMKANSNQAVLKVLARLGAGADVVSEGEMRRALAAGIPASKILFSGVGKTRRELTFALEQDILCFNVESEPELEHLSKIAAELGKEARISLRINPDVDAKTHAKIATGKSENKFGIPWKRAREVYQRANCLPGIKVTGIDMHIGSQITHLEPFDSAFERLEELVKQLRSDGIEIDHVDLGGGLGIPYQNTQSPPPLPRDYAETVKKHVKDLDCKVYFEPGRLIAGNAGVLITQVIYRKEGEGKTFVIVDGAMNDLIRPTLYEAWHEAKPVTEPSYDTPVSNVDIVGPVCETGDFLAQDRPLPHMDSGDLVAIMSAGAYGAVQACTYNSRLLVPEVLVSGDKWHVIRERKSYDALLALDSVPDWLEE